The Kogia breviceps isolate mKogBre1 chromosome 2, mKogBre1 haplotype 1, whole genome shotgun sequence genome segment gcatttatccattcacttactgatGAGCTGAGGAGTTCTTTCCAATTTTTGGCTATGacaaataaggctgctatgaacatttgcataAGCCTTTGTATGGACATGTGTTTTAAtttatcttgggtaaatacctaggaatggaatggctggatcatatggtaggcaTATGTTTAAATTGCTAGGAAGCTGCCAACCTGTTTTCTAATGTGGTTGTACTGTTGttattcccaccaccagtgtatGAGAGCTCTAGTTATTCGTCATCCTCGTCAACACTTGCTATGgtcagtattttaattttaatagctgtGTACTGTTATATCCCTAGCAATAcatgatgttgagtgtcttttcagtGCTTATTTGCTATATGTATATCATTTGGGgggaagtatctgttcaaatcttttgcccattttgtaatgggttgtttgttttattattgagttttgagaataaatatattctttttctaggAATATATTTACgtctaaatatacatatttttctagaTACAATTTCTTTAgcaagatatatgatttgcaaatattttctcccagtctattccttgtcttctttctctcctcagggtctttcaaagagcagacatctttttttctttctttttttttaaaaaaacatctttattggagtataattgctttacaatggtgtgttagtttctgctttataacaaagtgaatcagttatacatatacatatgtccccatatctcttccctcttgcgtctccctccctcccaccctccctatcccacccctctaggtggtcacaaagcaccaagctgatctccctgtgctatgcagctgcttcccagtagctatctgttttacatttggtagtgtatatatgtccatgccacactctcacttcatctcagcttgcctttcccactccccgtgtcctcaagtccattctctatgtctgtatctttattcctgtcctgcccctaggttcttcagaaccattgttttttctagattccatacatatgtgttagcatacggtatttgtttttctctttctgacttaacttcactctgtatgacagactctaggtccatccacctcactacaaataacttaatttcatttctttttatggctgagtaatattccattgtatatatgtgccacatcttctttatccattcatctgtcagtggacacttaggttccttccatgtcctggctattgtaaatagagctgcaatgaacattgtggtacatgactctttttttatggttttctaagggtatatgcccagtagtgagattgctgggtcgtgtggtagttcttttttttttcagaattaagtTCTTTTAATAGATTGAATATATAGATGTTTAGCCATACTCTTTTATCAGCTCTTTAAGAGTAGAATTTTATATCTAATTTACATGCTTCAAATATCATCCTTCCTATTTGTTACAGTAAGGTCTTCTATCCAAATATCCACTTGTACACTGAGAGCTTTAAGAAAAAACAGGACACAGAGGGAGTTGCCATTTTTAGCAGCAATGAAATATCACTAACCCCTTTTAACATACTGAATTCAAGTCACTATCAGAGGTGAGTGAACCACAAAGTCACCAGGTACAAAATTGctagttcatttttaaattaataacttGAAAttacccctgccccccaccccattaCATCCCATCTTTTTGCATCCCAAACAttttgctattttatatataggctAGCAAGCTTGTTTCAATATGAAAGTGCTAATtcatttacagatttttaaaaatcaattatgtaGTGCTACAGTAAATGTCCAATAATCTACATAGGAACAATCTTTGATGATGAAAATGGTGAAGATTGAATAAGGCTATTGATTACCTTATCTTATTTACATATAAAGAATAGATACCCAATGGTGAGGAAGAGACAGAAATCGGACAAATACTCATAGGTGTAAAAATTACATCTACCTCTGAGCTTATACTGTAAATGAGACATTTTAAATAGTCCTGTAGCCCATCCCTATTTTTTTCCTcggaaaaagaaaagctgcctTCATGACATCCCCTCTTGCTGCACATTTCCACAGTGTCACTTGAACTTTTAGTCAGAATCTTactttcttcaaaaaataaagaagcagacatcttatttttctaacacaccattgtaaagcaattatactccaataaagatgttaaaaaaaaaaaaaaactgtccccTAAGTAACCTCCCTCCCCCGCCAAAATCCTTCTGGATTCATTTTCAGTGCCAAGTTGCATGATCACATCCCACCTCCTGGGGTTTTTTTGTCCATCTATTGATCAGTTAGTTTAGAGTGGGTAACATGAACCAGTTCTGGAACCGCCGCTACTAGGAGGAACACAAGCTCTTCACTACAATCACACTGCAGGAAAGTGGTAACTCAATTCATCCCTGGTGCCGGGCCTCCAAAATTGAAAGAACTTGGCACAACTGGAGCACTGAATTTGTATCCTCCATGCTTCTCAATCATTTTGGATTCATGGGCTGCTCTTCTTTGATCAGCTAGAGTTGCTATATCCTGtcactgttttctttgttcttcattaAGACCATGAGTCAGAGCCTGATACCACATGGGATTACGATGTTGTATAGTTTGAAACGTAGCTTTAAATATCTGATACTCATCAACAGGGTTATCTTCGTCATCAGTGATCGTGGAGTAGCCTTCCAGGGCAGTTTCTTCAGCATCATCTTCTTCCTAGTCTTCTTCATCTCCATCTTCGCCCACTTGCTTAGCCAGGATCCCCAAATATTCTTGTCCATCTTCATCACTCCCCAGTTCCTCCGATTTATCATCATCTTCagcttcatcatcatcatcactgtcattCTCATGTTCTGCATGGCAGGCATATGCTCTTTTTAATCCATGAAAtaagagaatagggcttccctggtggtgcagtggttgagagtccgcctgccgatgcaggggacacgggttcgtgccccggtccaggaagatcccacgtgctgcggagcggctgggcccgtgagccatggccgccgagcctgcgcgtctggagcctgtgctccgcaacgcaagaggccacagcagtgagaggcccgtgtaccacacacacaaaaaagaataaaatctggcAAAATCTGTCCAGAAACCTGATTTAAAACTTGTGGTATTTGTTCCATATCAATAAGAGCACATAGGCCCAGAACGCACATCTTTCTGTCATGAAGCCCCAAGAAACAATCAACATCATTAAGCCACTGTGTAATAAAATGATTTGTAACTGGTTCAATATTATTAGGGAAGTGAAGATTTTCTAAGGTGTTGAGAAGTAGGTGTGGATTATAATACAAAGCTGCAATGGCAACTTGAAGGCACATTGTTCGAAGTTCACTTGTCTTCACCTCTCTTGTCAGTCTCTCTAAAGCTGCTTCCACGAATAACGGAATACACTGGTCAATGCCACGCCCTTTGCACTGCAGAATGATGTCCTCTAACAATGTTGCTGCATGACATTCTGCATCTTCTCCTGCAACTCCTGTAAGAAACTTTTTGCACATACTGTATATCATTTCAAGGTACTTGGTATCAGACAGAAGTGTGTCTGTATCAACTGTTACATAATTATGAAGCAGAGGCATCATATCTGTAAAGTAATCAAAGCCATCTTGCGGAAAAACCTTAAATACCAAAGGTAGTATCTGCCACATCTGTGGAGACACTTGTTGACATGTCAAACTATGTGCTAAAGAGATCTCCTCGTAGAATTCTAAGACATGCTGTTGTAAAACAGTTCCAATGACCTGTAAGGAGATTCCTTCAACCTGCTGGGTTATTTCTTTATGATCTTCAACTACACTAGGAAGTGTGTCGATGGTATTCAGGATTCCCATAGCAGTAGCTGCTTTGTCATCACTTTCTTCTTCATCTGGCCCAGTCTGGATTACTTGATTAAATGTCATTGACAAATGTTGTGTCATTTCTCCTGCAGTAGGAGTAACTTCTTCACTATACTCGCAGATCATTTTCTGAATTACATTGGTAAGATcatcattttctgtttctcttaaaATATGAAGAAGAGCCTGCATGACAGGTCTGATGAATGGTGTGATGTAgtctttagctttctcttgattgCTGATCAGCACTTGAAGTGCAATGGCAGCTTCCACTTTAACAGACATTTCCCTATCATCAATCAGACATCTTCATGTCATCTGTAGGGCTGTTTGCAGGTTCTGGTCACTTTTGAACTTCTCTTCACAAAAATAGTGAAGGAACCAGCAAGCCCTCGCTCTCATGTAGCCTAGTTCACTGCTGAAGAGAGGGAATACATGATTCTGCAACATATATTCCATCAGATCTTTGTAGATCTTTATCTTCAGAAGTATTTCAGCTAAAGAGCCAGTCATATGCAGGGCTCCATCTTTTTTTCGAGGATCAGCATTTGGTTCTGTAAGAATCTGGTAGCAAAATCCCATAGTCTTTTGTAGTACCTCTCCCCTCTTACTACAAGCTGTAAACAAAAGTGTCTGGGCAGCAGTGGTAGGGGAGATGAAATCCTCAAACACATCAAACTTCATGCGTATATATTCATAGGGGTCTTCTTGCCAAAGTTCCTCATCAGCATCTGTATAGCACATCAATGGAAAAATAACATCTTGGATAATGCCTTGTATATGAGGCTTCAGATTCTTCCAGGTGAGAGCAttgattaatataatttaatgtcTGTTGTAAAACTCGAGGAGCCATATATTGCTTCTCCTTGTACTGATATAACACCTTCAATAAAACTTGTTGGACATCAACAGCAAATGCCTTCAGAAATAGTTCAGCAAATTCATTATACTCCTTGGAAACATTGCCAGGGCTTCCATATCTTTCAAAAAGCCTTGCTAAGATATGTAAAGCTCACTTCTTACATTTCCACCATGGTAACTCAGGTCTATCATCTTCTTCAACTTGAAGTGTTTCCATAGGTACATCACTGTTCACAACAGTCATTAAAATTTCGATCCATTCTGTCAGGTTCTGTTGGTTGATCAGCTCCAGTGGTAGTGTATACTGAACAAGAGCATAGGAGATCTTGAAAATTGGTTTCTGGATGAGGACAGATTGATCAGACTGATCAGAAAGAAGCTGGATAAAACAGTCCTTTAGAACTGGCAGGAAATATTGCATTGCTGCTACCAATGGACTCCATTCCTCTGGTTTCTTATATCAGAACTACAACTGGCACTCTGACAGGGGTTGGAGCAACAGCTGGAACATTCCTTAGCAGGAAGATGGGTAGTCATAATTTTTCACAAGCTGATAGAGGCAAAGAAGAATTCCTAGCCAACATGCACTGTTATCAGACTGAAGGGAAAAGCCAATTTTGTCCACAATGGCAGTCCAGCGACTTGGATAATCATGTTTGATGATATGATGAATGCATGTAGTAAACTGTACCCTGATGAGCTCAGGAGAGTGGATAATGACTTCTACAATATTTTCTCGAATACAATGTCGATCTTCTTCTGGAATAGTATAAGGGGATATATCCCCTGGTGCTGTTTCCCGATCAGGCCAATACTGTGTTATCGTATTTCTCAAATAGATAACACCTGCCTGTCTCACAGGTAAATCCAGTTGCTCCAACATAGTAATCTGAAGCAGTGTTGAAACAAAATTCAGAGACTTGTGTGCTTCATTGAGCTGGTGCTTCGTGGCCTCACGCAGGGCCGGGTCCATGGTGCCCCACAGGGCTTCGATAATGGTGTTGGGGTTCATCGCAGGGCAGACGCAGTCAAACCCGGGGCTCGGGTGCTACTGGCCCAGGAATAGCGCCCCTCACTTGTGCACATGGACCTGCCGTGCTCCACAGCAGTAACAGATGCGAAAGGAAAGACAAGCGCCAAGGCCACAGATAGAACCTCTTCTCAGCGTGGAGGCAGGAGATGCTCCGGCCACTTCCTGTCGGTGCGCCCGTGGAGCCCTTGGGGAGATGTAGTCCACTTGGGCAGTCCGTAGCCCATGCGGCCCTGAGCTGTCGCTCCTACAGACAAGACCTGCTGGAATCCTGTTAAGTGTCACCCAGCAATATTCATCAGGAGAGTAGGTGTCCTTAGACCACCCAAGTAAATCAATGGCTCTCTGGTCCTGGAGAATAAAATTAGCAAATTCTCGTGTAAGGGCTACATAGGTGGAGCCAAAGTAAATGATGTGATTATGGGGAGGAGACATTTTTCTTATCCAAGTCCACAGCATGAAGGAAAACAATTGGTATTTCTGCTCCAAGTGCATATATCTGGTCCTCCGACAATATGAGGAGGAGGCAGCACCCCTGGGGTGACGTTTTTCCCTTTAAATCCTTTTATATACTGAACGGTCTCCCTCTTGGTTTTCGGgggggaatcttttttttttctttctttttttt includes the following:
- the LOC131749936 gene encoding LOW QUALITY PROTEIN: importin-7-like (The sequence of the model RefSeq protein was modified relative to this genomic sequence to represent the inferred CDS: inserted 2 bases in 1 codon; substituted 4 bases at 4 genomic stop codons), translating into MNPNTIIEALWGTMDPALREATKHQLNEAHKSLNFVSTLLQITMLEQLDLPVRQAGVIYLRNTITQYWPDRETAPGDISPYTIPEEDRHCIRENIVEVIIHSPELIRVQFTTCIHHIIKHDYPSRWTAIVDKIGFSLQSDNSACWLGILLCLYQLVKNYEYKKPEEWSPLVAAMQYFLPVLKDCFIQLLSDQSDQSVLIQKPIFKISYALVQYTLPLELINQQNLTEWIEILMTVVNSDVPMETLQVEEDDRPELPWWKCKKXALHILARLFERYGSPGNVSKEYNEFAELFLKAFAVDVQQVLLKVLYQYKEKQYMAPRVLQQTLNYINQXALTWKNLKPHIQGIIQDVIFPLMCYTDADEELWQEDPYEYIRMKFDVFEDFISPTTAAQTLLFTACSKRGEVLQKTMGFCYQILTEPNADPRKKDGALHMTGSLAEILLKIKIYKDLMEYMLQNHVFPLFSSELGYMRARACWFLHYFCEEKFKSDQNLQTALQMTXRCLIDDREMSVKVEAAIALQVLISNQEKAKDYITPFIRPVMQALLHILRETENDDLTNVIQKMICEYSEEVTPTAGEMTQHLSMTFNQVIQTGPDEEESDDKAATAMGILNTIDTLPSVVEDHKEITQQVEGISLQVIGTVLQQHVLEFYEEISLAHSLTCQQVSPQMWQILPLVFKVFPQDGFDYFTDMMPLLHNYVTVDTDTLLSDTKYLEMIYSMCKKFLTGVAGEDAECHAATLLEDIILQCKGRGIDQCIPLFVEAALERLTREVKTSELRTMCLQVAIAALYYNPHLLLNTLENLHFPNNIEPVTNHFITQWLNDVDCFLGLHDRKMCVLGLCALIDMEQIPQVLNQVSGQILPDFILFCVPILLFHGLKRAYACHAEHENDSDDDDEAEDDDKSEELGSDEDGQEYLGILAKQVGEDGDEEDXEEDDAEETALEGYSTITDDEDNPVDEYQIFKATFQTIQHRNPMWYQALTHGLNEEQRKQXQDIATLADQRRAAHESKMIEKHGGYKFSAPVVPSSFNFGGPAPGMN